In the Candidatus Bathyarchaeia archaeon genome, AAGGCACTTGTTTATGCCGTTAATCATAGCTTCTACGCTTGCCATGACGATGTCTTCGCGGGCTGCACGCGCTGATACGATGTTGCCTTTCTCGTCCTCCACTTTTATGACTACCTCGGCAACAGCGTTAGAGCCGCCAGTTATGGCTTCTAAACGATACTCCTTCAGCCGAATCTTCTCCAAGTTATTGGTCAAACTCTGAATAGATTTCAGCACAGCATCCACGGGACCCACGCCTGTTTCAGCAGCGACGTACTCTTTCCCATCCAAAGTCAAGCGGACGGACGCGGTCGGCAAAACCTTCACGCCAGTCATCACTGCCAAATCGCAGAGGTCCACAATTTTTTCTTCACCGATAACTTCGCCGATAACCGAACTTGTCAATGCGAGGAGGTCGGCGTCGGTGACCATTTTGCCCTTGTCGCCAAGCTCCTTAACTCGCTGTACGATATCTTTAAGCTGCGCTTCTGTCGGGTGGATACCGATTTCTTCCAGTTCCGCTTTGATGCCTCTTGTTCCAGCCAGTTTTCCAGCAACCAGCTTGCGGGTGCGACCAACCATTTCAGGGTCGATGGGCTCAAAGGTTAATGGTTTTTCAGTGACGCCACGCGTGTGGATACCTGACTCGTGCGCAAAGGCGTTTTCGCCGACAATCGCTTTGTTAGCTTGCACGGTAAGCCCTGATAGCGCTGAAACTAAACGGGAGGTGCTATAGAGCAGTTTAGGGTTAACGTTAGTTTTGCAGTTGTAGAGCATATGCAAAGCCATCACAACCTCCTCTAAAGAGGCGTTGCCCGCACGTTCACCTAACCCGTTAACAGTACAATGAACCTGAGCGGCGCCTGCCTCAACAGCAGCCAACGAGTTCGCAACCGCCATCCCAAAATCATCGTGACAGTGCACACTAATTGGCACCGTAACAACGCTTTGGACTTCTTGGATAAGTTGGCTCATGGTTTTAGGAATCATTATACCCACAGTATCAGGCACATTCAAACGGTCCATGCCTGCATCCTGCACTGCGACGCAGACTTGCTTTAGGAAGGGCAGTTCAGAGCGAGTTGCATCCATCGGAGAGAACTCGCAGGTTAAACCGTGCTTCTTCACGTATGCCACTGAGTCCGCGGCGGCAGAGAGAACCTGCTCAGGCGACATGTTAACTGCGTACTGCATCTGCACGGGCGAAGTTGGAATGAACACGTGAACCGCGTCTACATCGCAGTCTATGGCTGCGTCGATGTCGGTTTTGTTAGCGCGGCATAAACCAACAATTTCGGAGCCAACCTTTGATTTTACGATTTCTTTGACGACTTTTTTTTCGCCTTCTGAAGAGCTGGGAAACCCTGCTTCGATGGCATCCACTCCCAAAAGCCCCAATTGCCGCGCTATCTCTATCTTATCGTCTAAAGTTAAAGAAACGCCGGGCGACTGCTCGCCGTCTCTTAAGGTTGTATCAAAAATGCGGATGGGGGTTGGGAGTTTTGTTTCCATGTTTCATTCAACCGGTGGTGTGAACAATGGCTTCTGCTATGGCTTCTGCCATGCCCAACGTGGTTTTGTCTCCGCCTAAGTCTGGAACAGTGTTCCTTGCCTCCAGCGTTTGAACCACAGCATCTTCTATGGCAGCCGCCGCTTTTATGCATGTGTCATCCTCGTACCGTTCACCCAGCCAGTCCAGCATCATCTTCGCAGACAAAATCATGGACAACGGGTTAGCGGTTTGTTTACCAGCCCGATTAGGTGCAGAACCATGAATAGGCTCAAACAACGCGAAATTGTCACCGATGTTTGCGCCGGGAGCCATGCCTAAGCCGCCGACAAGTTGGGCTGCTTCATCACTGAGGATGTCACCAAACATGTTGCAAGTGCAGAGAACGTCAAATTCCTCGGGCTGCTTGATTAGCCGCATTGAAGCTGCATCCACGTAAAGCTCGTTAAATGCAATGTCAGGGTACTGTTTGGAGACTTCCCTGCATACGCTGGCAAATAAGCCGTCGGTGACGCGCATAACGTTGGCTTTGTGGATGGCGGTTACTTTCTTTTTACCGTTCCGCAGCCTAGCCATTTCAAAAGCGCGCTTGGCGATGCGTTCGCAAGCCTGTTTAGTTATGACGCGCAGGCAGAGGGTGGTGTCGCCGATGGCGTATTCTAAGCCTTTGTAGACATCTTCAGTATTCTCTCTTACAAAGAACATGTCGATGTCTGGTCTTGCGGCAACCGCGGCGGGGTAAGTCTTTATGGGACGCAGGTTCGCATACAAATCAAACATTAAACGCAGCTTCACAATTACGTCAGCTGCGGTTTCACCTACGGGTCCTTTGAGGCAAGCGTGGCTGTCTTTGATTTTTTGAACACTGTCTTCAGGCAGGGGAACGCCGCGTTGCTCGTTGCAGGTGTCTCCCGCATCCGCGTAGACGATGTCAAATTCTATGCCAAATCGTTCTTGAACAGCTTCCAGAATTTCCAAAGTTGCTTCGGTTAGTTCTGGTCCTATACCGTCGCCTTGAATTACGGAAATTGTGTATTTGCTCATTGTTTGTTCATCCTCTTTCGTAAATTTTCAATTAATCCGCCGTCAGAGAGAATCTCCATTATGAATGGGGGCAACTTGGTTCCTTGCAGCGTCCGTTTTTGAGTCAGGTTTTCGATTTTACCCGCTTCCAAATCAACCGCCAACTCATCACCATCGTTCACGGCTGCAGAGATACCTGCGCACTCAATTACAGGTAAGCCGATGTTGATGCTGTTACGGTAGAATATGCGTGCAAACGACTCCGCCAACACGCACTGTACACCCGAATTTTTCAGCGCGATAGGGGCTTGTTCACGACTGGAGCCGCAACCAAAGTTCTTTCCGCCCACAACGATTACGCCTGCAGCGGCTTTATTTGGGAACTCTGTGTCTAAGCCTTCTAAGGCGTGTTTTCCCAGCTCTTTGGGGTCAATCAGCGACAGCCATTTGCCGGGTAGGATAACGTCTGTGTCGATGTTGTTTCCGAATTTTATGACTTTTGCCTTAACTGCATTCATCGGGGTTATGCCTCCAGTTTCCTTGGGTCAGTTAACTTGCCCGTTAACGCGGAAGCCGCAACCACCGCTGGTGAAGCTAAGTAGACATCAGCTTGGGGACTGCCCATCCTGCCGATGAAGTTCCGGTTTGAGGTACTCACACATGCCTCACCAGAAGCCAACAATCCAATATGTCCACCTAAGCATGGACCACAGGTTGCGCCGCACACCATAGCACCTGCCTCAGTGAAGGTCTCCACCAAACCCTCCTTTAAGGCTTGAGCGTAAACTTCCTGAGATGCAGGAATGACCAAGGCGCGGACGCCAGTTTTGATTTTTTTGCCTTTCACAATTTTGGCGGCTACACGCAGGTCTTCTATTCTTCCGTTGGTGCAGGAGCCAATGAAGGCTTGGTTAACCTCGATGTCGCCAACTTGGCTTATTGGTTTGACGTTGTCCACTGAACTGGGGCAGGCAACTTGAGGCCCCAGACCTGAAACATCTATGTTGATGGTTTTCTCGTATTTTGCGTCAGCATCACTCTTCCACTGTTCAATGTCGACTTTGCCAGAGGGCACACGGGTTTCTAAGAATTTGCGGGTGGTTTCGTCGGGTTCCACAATGCCGTTTTTGGCGCCCATCTCAACTGCCATGTTGCAGATGGTCATTCTTCCTGCGATACTCATTTCTCGCATTGTTTGCCCCGTGAACTCAACGGTTTTGTATATAGCGCCGTCAACGCCGATTTTTCCAATCATATGTAAAACCAGGTCTTTTGGAGTTACATATTTAGAGAATGCGCCTTCGATGTTGAATTTGATGGCTGGGGGAACTTTCATCCACAGCTTGCCCGTTGCGAAAACAGCGGCAGCTTCAGTTGAACCAATACCAGTGGAAAAAGCGCCAAACGCGCCGTAGGTACATGTGTGCGAATCAGCGCCTACAATCAAGGCTCCAGGGGCTACGTAGCCTTTTTCAGGCATAACTTGGTGGCAGATGCCGCCTTCGCCTACATCGTAGAGGCGGATGGATTGTTCTTTGGCGAATTTGCGCAGCATCTTGTGCAGCTCCGCCATCTTCACGGACTCGGCGGGGATTTGGTGGTCCAGAATTATGACTACTTTTTTGTTGTCCCAGACTTTTGAAACGCCTATTTTTTTGAAGGATTCTATCGCTAAAGGCCCTGTTAAGTCGTGAACCATTATTACGTCAACTTTGGCGTCTACGATTTCGCCTGGCTGCACGACGGTTTTACCTGAGGCTTTAGCCAAGATTTTTTCTGATATGTTCATTTTTGTGCCTCTCTCGGGTTTCGGGTGATTCAATTATTTTTTCTCACTGAGTTCCATTTTTTGTGGTGGGCAAGTTAAGTGTTTCTCTGGACAAGTCACTGTTGGAATGTTAACATTTGCCAGTCCACTTGCCTTAACCGTTCAATTTTGCTTACGCTTAACTGTTGTTAAATGAAAGGGAAAGAAAAGAGGTGCATTGGCTACTCTTCGATGTTGACGGCTTGGGGTCCTCGTGAGAGAGCTGTAATACCTGTTCGCGCTAACTCGATTACGCCAGAGGTTCTCATGAGGTTAAGGAAGGCGTCTATCTTGTCGGGTGTGCCTGTGATTTCCACCATCAGGCTTTCAGGTGAAACATCCACCACACGTCCTCTAAAGACATGTACGCAGCTGATTACGTCGGCGCGTTCCTTTGCACTTGGCACGTGAACTTTGATGAGTGCTAGCTCTCTTGTGACGATGCTTTTGGGGTTAAGCTCGGTGACTTTAACAACATCTACCAGCTTATCGAGTTGTTTGACGACTTGGTCAAGGGTTTTTTCGTCTGCGTTAACCGTTATGGTGATGCGTGCTATTTCTGGCTGTTCTGTAGCGCCTACAGTGATGCTTTCAATGTTGAAGTTGCGTCTGCGAAACAGGTTTGCTACGCTGTGAAGTACACCAGGTTTGTTCTCCACGATTGCTGAAACTACACGGTTGCTTCTTGTTTCCATTAGTAATCCCCCATTTGCTGTGGTAAGCCGCATCCCGGCGGAACAAAGGGCACCACGTCTTCCTCAGAGCCGATGGGCACATCGATTACTGTGGTGACTTTGCTCTTAAGAGCTTTTTTAACGGCTGTTTGGAATTCCGCAATTGAGCCAACACGCATGCCTTGTGCTCCGTAGGCTTCAGCTAACTTGACAAAGTCAGGTGATTTGCCCAAGTTTACCGCCATGTATCTGCCTTTGTAGAGCATTCGTTGCCATTGCGCCACCATACCCAACACGGAGTTGTTGAGGACGATTACGATTACGGGGATGTCTTCAGCTACGGAGCAGGCGAGCTCATTTTCAGTCATCAGGAAGCTGCCGTCACCAGCGATGTCAACAACGGGGCGGTCGGGGCAGGCTACTTTGGCTCCTAACGCGGCGGGGAAACCAAAACCCATGGTTCCTAAGCCACCTGAGCTGATGAAGGTTCGGGGTTTAAGCGCTTTGAAGTATAGTGCGGACCACATCTGGTTTTGACCCACTTCGGTGGTGACTATGGCGTTTTCGGGGAGCATCTTGCGCAGTTCCGTCAGCAGCATTTTGGGAACCAAATCCTGAGGGTTATCCTTGAGTATCGGACTGAGTTTTTCTTTAACTTCATTGACTCGCTTAGCCCAGGTGCTTTCTTCATTCTTTTGCAACTTCTTTTGGGTCGCTGCATAAAGCGTCTGTAGGGAAACTTTGGCATCACCAAGTACAGACACATCTACGTCTATGTTTTTGCCAATTTCGGCTGCGTCAATGTCCATGTGGATTTTTTTGGCGTTCGGAGCAAAGCTGCTCAGGTTAGCGGTAGCGCGGTCAGAGAAACGGGTTCCAATTGCCAATAGCACGTCGGCTTCACCCATGAGCCTGTTTGCGGCGGGGTTTCCGTGCATCCCGATGCTGCCCACCGATAGCGGATGTCCTTCGGGAAATGCGCCTTTGCCCATGAAGGTTGTTGCCACTGGCGCAATTAGCAGGTCAGACATGTGGGTGAGTTCATCGGAAGCATTGGAGAGTATTACTCCACCCCCAGCCAAAATCAAGGGGCGTTCAGCGTTGGCTAGTAGGTCGGCTGCTTGGCTGATTGTGGTTAGGTCAGGTTCTAAGGTTGGGCAGTAGCCTCGTGCGTCAATTCGGGGAGTGTACTCGACTTCGGCAACCTCAGCCTGCACGTTTTTGGGCAAGTCAATCAGTACTGGTCCCGGGCGCCCTGTAGTAGCAATGTAGAATGCATTGTTCACTACAGTGGGAATTTCGGCTACGCTTCGGGGTTGATAGTTATGTTTAGTTATCGGGGTGGTTATGCCGATGATGTCGGCTTCTTGGAAGGCGTCTCTGCCAATCATGTAGGAGGTGTTGACACCAACGGAGGGGACCTGCCCAGTTAAGGCTATGACGGGGCTACTGTCCATGTACGCGTTGGCTATACCAGTGACCAGATTGGTTGCGCCTGGTCCTGAAGTTGCCATGCATACGCCTGGTTTCCCAGAAGCTCTTGCGTATCCTTCGGCTGCGTGAGCTGCGCCTTGTTCATGTCGGGCTAGGATGTGCCGGATGGTTTTGTGTCCGCAGAGAGCGTCGTAAACGGGCAGGATTGCGCCGCCTAGGATTCCAAAGATTGTGTCTACTTTTTGTTTGTCTAGGGCATTGATTAGGGCGTTTGCGCCTGAGGTTTTGGTCATGTGTTTTGGCTCCTTCTGTTACCTAAACTATTTGTGATTTGTGAAAACTCGGAGGTGTTGAATGAAGAATCAGTGCGGAGTTTCTTAGAGGGATGCCTGGACAAAACGGCGAACGAATACTGCACAGAGGTGACAATCCCTCACGTTCTTTCCTCCAAGATATAAGTTCCTTTTTGATACGTTGAAATTAAAATAAAAAGGTTGTGGTTTTCGAATTCGTGTGGAGCAAAATGTAGAAGGCTGCTTTTCGTTGTTAGTTGTTTGCTGCTGTGTTCTTTTTTGGGTTTATGTGTGCAATGATTGAGGGGAGGGAGGTTGTTTGTTTATACGTTTTGATATACGTTTTGTTTAACTGTTGTTTTGTGTTGTTGTGGGCGTCTTGTGTGGCGCTTCTTTTCGGGGTGGTTTTGTTTTGCTGTTGGGTTGTGGGATGCGGGTCTTTTTTCCACTTCCCTGCATGGCGGCATGCTGCGGGTTGCTGGTTGCGGTGTACGTACATGTTGAGTGCGGCTGGAATCCACTTCCGTTTGCCTTTTTGGCTGGTGTCTGTTTTCTCTGTGTTCCGTGTTTTGGCGAATGAACACTTGATTTTTTTGTCGGGTTTGCTGGGGCTCTTGAGACGGAAATCAGGAGAGAAAGAAAATGAAAACTAACAAGCAAAGTTGGAATCATTTTCCAGAGCCCACTCAGCCCCTGTCTATGTTTCCCATACAAATTTTTCTAACTAAACAAAAAAGGAAAAGAGGGGAAGGCTGTTTGCTATTACTTGCGTCTGCGTAATGCAAGTGCTGCTGCAACTGCGACGACAACGATGACTGCAGCTCCGATAGCAACATAGG is a window encoding:
- a CDS encoding isocitrate/isopropylmalate dehydrogenase family protein, which encodes MSKYTISVIQGDGIGPELTEATLEILEAVQERFGIEFDIVYADAGDTCNEQRGVPLPEDSVQKIKDSHACLKGPVGETAADVIVKLRLMFDLYANLRPIKTYPAAVAARPDIDMFFVRENTEDVYKGLEYAIGDTTLCLRVITKQACERIAKRAFEMARLRNGKKKVTAIHKANVMRVTDGLFASVCREVSKQYPDIAFNELYVDAASMRLIKQPEEFDVLCTCNMFGDILSDEAAQLVGGLGMAPGANIGDNFALFEPIHGSAPNRAGKQTANPLSMILSAKMMLDWLGERYEDDTCIKAAAAIEDAVVQTLEARNTVPDLGGDKTTLGMAEAIAEAIVHTTG
- the ilvB gene encoding biosynthetic-type acetolactate synthase large subunit — translated: MTKTSGANALINALDKQKVDTIFGILGGAILPVYDALCGHKTIRHILARHEQGAAHAAEGYARASGKPGVCMATSGPGATNLVTGIANAYMDSSPVIALTGQVPSVGVNTSYMIGRDAFQEADIIGITTPITKHNYQPRSVAEIPTVVNNAFYIATTGRPGPVLIDLPKNVQAEVAEVEYTPRIDARGYCPTLEPDLTTISQAADLLANAERPLILAGGGVILSNASDELTHMSDLLIAPVATTFMGKGAFPEGHPLSVGSIGMHGNPAANRLMGEADVLLAIGTRFSDRATANLSSFAPNAKKIHMDIDAAEIGKNIDVDVSVLGDAKVSLQTLYAATQKKLQKNEESTWAKRVNEVKEKLSPILKDNPQDLVPKMLLTELRKMLPENAIVTTEVGQNQMWSALYFKALKPRTFISSGGLGTMGFGFPAALGAKVACPDRPVVDIAGDGSFLMTENELACSVAEDIPVIVIVLNNSVLGMVAQWQRMLYKGRYMAVNLGKSPDFVKLAEAYGAQGMRVGSIAEFQTAVKKALKSKVTTVIDVPIGSEEDVVPFVPPGCGLPQQMGDY
- the ilvN gene encoding acetolactate synthase small subunit produces the protein METRSNRVVSAIVENKPGVLHSVANLFRRRNFNIESITVGATEQPEIARITITVNADEKTLDQVVKQLDKLVDVVKVTELNPKSIVTRELALIKVHVPSAKERADVISCVHVFRGRVVDVSPESLMVEITGTPDKIDAFLNLMRTSGVIELARTGITALSRGPQAVNIEE
- a CDS encoding 3-isopropylmalate dehydratase large subunit, which codes for MNISEKILAKASGKTVVQPGEIVDAKVDVIMVHDLTGPLAIESFKKIGVSKVWDNKKVVIILDHQIPAESVKMAELHKMLRKFAKEQSIRLYDVGEGGICHQVMPEKGYVAPGALIVGADSHTCTYGAFGAFSTGIGSTEAAAVFATGKLWMKVPPAIKFNIEGAFSKYVTPKDLVLHMIGKIGVDGAIYKTVEFTGQTMREMSIAGRMTICNMAVEMGAKNGIVEPDETTRKFLETRVPSGKVDIEQWKSDADAKYEKTINIDVSGLGPQVACPSSVDNVKPISQVGDIEVNQAFIGSCTNGRIEDLRVAAKIVKGKKIKTGVRALVIPASQEVYAQALKEGLVETFTEAGAMVCGATCGPCLGGHIGLLASGEACVSTSNRNFIGRMGSPQADVYLASPAVVAASALTGKLTDPRKLEA
- a CDS encoding 3-isopropylmalate dehydratase small subunit, which translates into the protein MNAVKAKVIKFGNNIDTDVILPGKWLSLIDPKELGKHALEGLDTEFPNKAAAGVIVVGGKNFGCGSSREQAPIALKNSGVQCVLAESFARIFYRNSINIGLPVIECAGISAAVNDGDELAVDLEAGKIENLTQKRTLQGTKLPPFIMEILSDGGLIENLRKRMNKQ
- a CDS encoding 2-isopropylmalate synthase, which gives rise to METKLPTPIRIFDTTLRDGEQSPGVSLTLDDKIEIARQLGLLGVDAIEAGFPSSSEGEKKVVKEIVKSKVGSEIVGLCRANKTDIDAAIDCDVDAVHVFIPTSPVQMQYAVNMSPEQVLSAAADSVAYVKKHGLTCEFSPMDATRSELPFLKQVCVAVQDAGMDRLNVPDTVGIMIPKTMSQLIQEVQSVVTVPISVHCHDDFGMAVANSLAAVEAGAAQVHCTVNGLGERAGNASLEEVVMALHMLYNCKTNVNPKLLYSTSRLVSALSGLTVQANKAIVGENAFAHESGIHTRGVTEKPLTFEPIDPEMVGRTRKLVAGKLAGTRGIKAELEEIGIHPTEAQLKDIVQRVKELGDKGKMVTDADLLALTSSVIGEVIGEEKIVDLCDLAVMTGVKVLPTASVRLTLDGKEYVAAETGVGPVDAVLKSIQSLTNNLEKIRLKEYRLEAITGGSNAVAEVVIKVEDEKGNIVSARAAREDIVMASVEAMINGINKCLIKNRKQGHPK